The sequence caaGAGAGGCCAATGGTAACTTACAAAGGAACAGAATAATCATAACTGCATTAACTATCTTTCTTTTTGCCAAATATCTACTAATATTCACTTCTTTCCTTCACAGAAGACAATCCATGGTAAAATACTTTTATTCCATTCCTACTTAAGGAAtacataatcaatataaaaattgtacatttttttttttttttttttgagacgaggatcttgctgttgcccaggctagagtgcagtggtgcgacagcttgttgcagccttgacctcctgggctcaagcaatactcccacctcagccttctgagtagctgggaccacagtcatatgccaccatgcctggctaattttttttttatttgtagagacagggtttcatcacgttgcccaagctggtctcaaactcctgggctcaagcaatcctcccgcttcagttttccaaagtgctgagatcacaggcgtgagccactgcgcctggccaaaaaactGTACATGTCTTTAATGTGGGTCATACTGTACTGTAATTGTTTCCACCTAGTGGATGAAAATGGTACTAAAagagtttgaaaaatatataaaacttccCTCACAGGTACTTCATGACTTACTTCCGTAATTTCTTACAATCACATCACATACTTGATGTATATAGGTAGCTTATCTCAATAAATCCTACAAATTCTTCCTGTAAAGCAAAAACTCTTTGTTTTATAGATGTAAGTTTTCATATTTACTGCCACCTTTGGAATTCTCCAGGCCAACAACCTGGAATATTGCTAAAAACCAGGAAATAAGCCAGTCTCCTGGCAGCCAACAGGTGTCACAGTGTGCACACACTCGAGCCCTGTCAGACTGACAACTATAAAAGCAGAGAATAGTTGGATGCCTGGCACATGAAACTCAATGAAGATCTGTTAAAGGAACCAATAAAGCTCATGCATTTTATTCCAAAGGAGTCCTTCTCTCAGAACCTAGTTCCTCTTCCCTACCTTAATACACAAGTCCTAGAAATCTTTCAGTATGAATTCTAATCTTATAGTAAAACAGAAGAAATGACTCAAGAAAGTTCATTTTGGTCAAGGTGTTGAAATTGACAACTGACAGCAAATAAGAAAAGTGCTGGAAAATACACAAAACCAACCACAGCATTCTTGGGGCTAGTCTGGGAACAAGCAATACAGTACAATTTGAGTTTATGATAATAACTGTGGGGTTATCAAGAAATGATtattggtcgggcatggtggctcacgcccgtaatcccagcactttgggaggccgaggtgggtggatcacaaggtcaagagatcgagaccatgctggccaacatggtgaaaccccgtctctactaaaaatacaaaaattagctggcgtggtggcgcgcacctgtaatcccagctacttgggaagctgaggcagcagaatcacttgaactcggcagacatagaggttgtagtgagccaagattgtgccactgtactccagtctggaaacagagtgagactccatttcaaaaaaaaaaaaaaaaaaaaaagaaatgattatcATATACCATTTAAGAATgtaacatatttttgaaaaaattttaataaagactTTTTAAGTTTCATTGCTTAAAAGGATGGGCTCTTAATCATTTGGAAAATGTGGTTATTCAGAACAATCAGTTTCCTGACGGCTCGGAACAATAAAAGCTTAATAGCATACTTTGAGCAGATTTcaactaaaaaaataatttcactagTGTTATACacactaaaataaatgttttcagtaCAGTCACTCACATTAAACAATAAGGGTCCTCAATTAgctgtgttttctttccttaatttttttaaacaaatgaagttTTTTATGGGATAGCCAGGGTAGAGTAATCCTTAGCTCCACCCCACCATCCACATATAACACCGTTGACATTAAATAAGCAAAAGCAGTATTCTTGCttggaaaattcaaaatttacaggaagtttaaaaagtgaaatgtacAAGTCTCCCTCCTAGTTTCTATACCCCCGACAGACATTCAAACAGAACGACACAGACACACCCGGTCCCTCAGTCTCCTTCCTCAGCAACAGCCACTTAACGCTTTGAGATGTGTTCTTCAAAAACAAGTATTAATGCACATAAACACATGTCCTTTTGGAAATACAGAGTCCCGGAATTTACCCATTCCTCCATCATCAGTTTGCACTTTAAAACAGGGTTTTTGGTGGATTTTTCTTAAGATGAGGTCTCCTcttttgcacaggctggagtgccatggcacagatagctcactgcagccttgaactcctaggctcaagtgatcctcctgcctcagtttcccaagcagttgggactacaggcatgcaccattgcacctggctagcacagagtgttttgttttttttgttgttctctgtcttcaaattctgaaaattaagctaaaaaaaaaaaaacccaaaaaacaaaacaccaaattCTACTTCACAGGTTTACTTtgtgttaaaataaaacaaaaaagctacCAAGCGTATCCCAGTTTCAAATATCGATGATTTTTCCAACTGAagagaataatttctttttctcctacaAATCTTGGTTTTTAACTATAACTTAATCTTTCAAAGGGCAAGTCTGTCATATAATATTAGTTCAAAATTTAACTGAATATCTACTATGAACAAAGCACCATGTGCTATGTACAGGCTAAGACACAGCCCCGACACATGGAGAGCTTGCTGCTAATAccagaaaggagggaaggaaggcagaagagagagagactgagaggaGACAGAAGGAAATGCTATCATAGATCACTGAAGGCTGAAGGTGAGGCTGGGGCAGCACCCAGGTTAAATGGAAAAGACAGCAAACAGCTAATTGGAAACAACACACCTAGCGCTCACTCCTGCTTGCTTCTCAGCCTTCTCCCTGCTTCCTGTACATTCTTCCCACCTATCTTAAGCTGTCTGAGCTTGATTATCTCCACATGATTTTGAACCCTCCTCGACAACAACAGGACTGTGAACTTAGATTAAGACAATAGTGCTTAAGCCcagaaaatacaaaggaaagCCTAACAATAAACTGATGACTGTGCAGAGACTTTTACATGTGATTCTGCTTCtgtaattctttaaaatgttttcttcttccctAAGGTAGGGTGGGGTGTAAAACCATGGTGGTCCCACCCACACCATGgaggtaaaaaagaaataaggttaaATTCAGATGCTTTAAAAAGAGTTGAGGAGGGATTTAATAAAGATACATGCTCTTCTAAATTCTAAAACCACATAACTCTGGAGAAGGTGCATATTCATCTGTTCCTCTTCAAGGCAAAGAAAACAGTATGACAAATACAACTTTGGCTTAAGTACCCTACAATAGTGATTATAAAAAGTCTATGTTTTTCAATCTAAATGAGCCAGAACTCTAAAGAACCGACCAACTTGTTCCTCCTCTCATCTCCATGGCTGTGGTCCTTTCGCAGAAGTAACAAAAGATCAAAGCAGGAGAAAAAGGTACAAAAGGTCAGCATGAGTAATATTTTCCCAGGCATTTACATATGTGaacattatttgcaaatattttagggaaatattttctttgcttttaggCTCAATCTGCAAAGACACTCAGCAGTATCCTTATGGAAACAGAAACAATATGAAACTGAAAAGGTTACTATAGATGTGATATCAGGTTTTCCTAATTATATGAAAAGTCTATTAGTAAATAGCTTAGAGTGCTTCTTGCttcaaaatgtaataattttagaTGTGAAAACTATCCATTTCTGATGAAAATTCTGGACAACATTaacattgaataaatatttattgtgattttttccCCTGTGGCATAAGGTTGTTTATTTTTCCTAGTTCTCCAAATGACACAGTTGCAGAACCTCTTTCAGCTGGTCTTgcctgaaaataataaagattaaagacATCAGAAATAGATAATACACAGTCCCAATTAAAGCCATTAATGCTGTCTTATATTACCCCTTCCCCCCAGTTAGTAAACAATAATCTGAACATGAACCCACTAAGAAAAGTGATCCACCTTAATAATGTTACCTGTGACTCATGATATTTCCATCCTATCATGTAATAGATCTGATATGTGGCAGGTACTGAACCATCCTCATTTCTGTACATTTCTAAAAAGACAATAATGGTTAAAGTCTGAAAAAATGCAAGTATGAAAAAATTTCTCCTCAATAAAGGTCATGTTCTTCAAAAAGAAATGGGTATAGGATATTCGTAAGATTCTGAGAACAACTTACATGAAAAATTATTAATACTGAGGGTAAGGAAATCGTAAAGGCTGTCTGGAAAAAGCCACAGGATCTGTGTTTTGAGAGGAAGGACATGAAGTCTGAGGGAGCCTTCATGGGAATGGAAAATACATTGGCAATGTGAAAGGAATCAACATGATACAGCACAAGTGCCATGGTGAGGCAGGTGAAAGAGCGGTCATCCCTTACCTCTGTACACGGCTGCAGCTGCCAGCATTGTGTCTCGATGCAGCAGGGCTTTTCTATTCCAAGAACAGTTACTCTCACCCATACCTAAAAATACACTACAGGTAGTTTGAGATAATACAGCAAATGCCCTGAACAGCTCAACACCACAGACTTAATCCCATCTCATCTACCTGTCCTTATTCTCTAAGGGTCATGTAAACCTAAATCTCATTTCACTTTCAGATTATAGCTAGGCTTCTTAGTGACTCCAAAGCGAAACTACTTGAAACTTTTTGAATATTAAGACAGGCAAGTGACATTTCAGGAGGCAGCCCCACAATGCTTTACTTGCCAGCAATGGTGTAAAGTAAGCCCGCTGGGCAAAACCCAGGTGACTGCCACCCCAGGTGAGTTGTCAGTAGTTGGTGAGAACTTTACCAAGCATGTCATATCTCATGCTCCTTTCAGCCGCTCTTTGGAGGAAGACAGGTCAGTGCCACAATGCCTCACTCCTAAGCCATAATGTAAGTATGATTGTGAAACTTGGAAGATGGCTTTGAAACCCATTAGATAGTTACCAAAGCTACTATGTGTTCTCAGATTTacaatattttactaatttttactaATCTCACATTAGGAAATAATTATGTGCATTCTTTTAGAGGCACTTctcttaatgttttaaaatttttagactTCTTTCCTTCAAGTTGATGGTGAAAAACTAGGTTAAGCATTATTCTATTGTTCATTTAAGATTAATGttgtatatttgatttttctttatacaAATACTTAAATTTACTCTGAGCACATTTTAAGCCactctacaaaattaaaagaatttcagaaataaaaatccttCAAGTGTTCTCCATATTAAACTTTACTACATGATCAAATGTtatcttagttttgtttttctactttcaCTAATCATGAAATGAATAAACTTACCAATATCAGTATTCTTTCAGTTTAAAAATAGTAATCTACCACATTTTCAATAGTCTTATTAAAAGCAATCAACAAATTAGCTGCACCTaaacctttttcttctcttcaatcTCAAACGATTTCTACTATTTCCTAAAATAATGAATCCCCGCTACTAAAATCCTCTAAGTGCAATAGCCCCAATTCATGAAGAACGACAGACACAAACTAGTAGGTTAattatcataaaaaaaaaaggtggaccATATTCTTGGTGTCGTGAAGCAGCTGGATGAGCTCGTGACAATCATCTGTGGTCTTCAAAGCCATCAGACTAGATGCTCCTTAAAGGCTTCTAGTGCTCGAATTTTAACCGTATCAAGTGACCAGAGGTAAACTGGGTCTCACATTGGAAGAGTCTGTTGCTCAGGTATGGTGCTTTCATTTTTGCTCAACTTCTTGCTGCTATGGCTTAATTATGCATTAGTTACGGACAATACCAGTAGAAAAGATAAACATGTGATGCACTATAAATTCTAAAATGCCTTCTAAACAATCAGTATTAGGATATACTAATTAAGATTAGTAGTTATAACACTCTCTGAAGGTCTGACCTACATCAGCCATACAGAAATTCAAGAGCACTACTGCAGAGCACAGGGTGTAACTGTGCAGCACTCCAACCTTCCCTCACGAGCCACTCACACTGCCACACTGAACCTCCCTTCTTGCAGAAGCAGTGTGAGGTGGTGGAAAGAGTGGACTTTGGGATCACACTCCCAGTTTTAACTCTTACATAACCGGGGGCAAAGTCATTCAACCTCTATCGAATTCCAGTTTTGCCATCTATAAAAGAATAACACCTCCTAATGCATCATGGGGGACCTCTACTGAAGACCACCCAGGGAAAAACTGAAACTTTGGGACTTCCAACTCACCCTGGGCTTTGAGATAACAGAAAAATCTGGCTAGCAGGTTAACTGTTTAAGACTCTCACAGTGTTTTTAAGGTGAAGTTCaactgcttattaaaaataaacctaaTTTATTATGGTTTACTAAAAACAATACTgagtattgtttaaaaaaataactgaactTACCTTAAGACCACTGTGAAAGCCTTGAAAATTTCTCATGCATTCATCAGCTGATATGCAGCTTGTTTTGTAAAATTAGGTCAACATTCTGGACTTTTCTTCTGTGAATTAATAATAGCAGCTTCAATGAGACACACCACAACcattaagaaaaaatgtatacCATAAATGTAAAATACCAGAAACAAATTTGGAAGTAACATGATCTTCCAGTCAGCAGAAGAGCACACCTGAAAGTCTCCCAtggtctccctgcctccatcACCCCCTGACTATGCTTCTTCCCATCTCTTCTGCCTCTGACTTTTTCCATGGGAGAATGGCTAAGATTTCAGCATACAAATCAGGCTGCTCAACTAGGTTTAAATCATGGCTCTACCACTCACTAATTATTATCATCtggaacaagttacttaacttctgtCTGTGCCTGGGTTTCCTtatacatttaacaaaaaaacaaacagattaaCCATGTTAGCTCTAGTCTTTCCTTCCTCATAAACTATGCCTCATAAACAATGCTGGAAGGTGAGCTTTCTAACACACACAAATCTGTCTCATTTTCTCTACTCTATGCAAAATTCTTCCAAGACATTACATTGctaatctgaaaaaaaatgtagaaacctCTGATCCTGTATCATTTCCCATCATCTCCCCGTTCTACATACTCAAGGAATACTGGATTATGGTACCATTCCTTAATCAGGAGAGTGAAGGATGTGCATATCCTATTCTACCTCCATGTGGATGCAATGTTAGCTCTCTTAAACCTCAAACCACCTTTCATTCTCCAGGAAAACTCATTTTTGCTTAGGTGCTGCCTCTTTTGCAAAAGCATTCCTGACTCCCTAAGCAGATTTAGGGCCTTTTCCTCCTGTGTTTCTCCTTGTACTTTATtataaatgatttcattttcagtTGAATGTATGAGTCTGTCTCTATCTTTGTGTGTTTCCTCTTCCCTACTACAATATAAGCTCCCTGAGATCAGGAACTATGTATTTCCACTGTTGGCTCAGCGGTTGGCACATGGGTAGATGCACAATAAACGGTAAGCGAAGATGTATAAAACCAACCTGTTAATGATTGTAtccattttattaaatatcattttataagTTTAAATAATTCCTCTTAATATTCCTATGGATAAGATGTATCAAAAACTAAGAAATCTGATTTCTGTAACAGAtgttacagttaaaaaaaaagagaagcactAGGAAAGCATCTGAAAGTATTAGGCCATAGTTCCTGAAAATATATGGTCTATTTAAAACCTTTAggagactcacacctgtagtcccagcactttgggaggccaagatgggtggatcacctgaggtcaggtgttcgagaccagcctggccaacatggtgaaacccagtctctactaaaaatacaaaaattagccaggcatggtggcacatgcctgtaataccagctacttgggaggctgaagcaggagaattacttgaacccaggaggcagaggttgcagtgagccaagatcgtgccgctgtactctagcctaggtgacagagtgagactccatctgaaaaacaaatgaaaccttTAGGAAAAGAGGGGGTTATCAATTTGGAAGGAGCACAAGGCGACCTTCTGAGAGACTGAAAATGTTCAATATTTTGGTCAGGATGGTGGTTAAAACACAAGTAGCTGTACCTTTAAGATTAATACATTTCGCTGAATATACATGTTAATCTGAATTTAAAGAACCACATACATATCAAATATGCAGTATAGGACTCTGAATTCAAATTGTAACTACAGATTCAGTGTGACCATGGACAAGATACTGAACTTCTTgatgcctcaattttctcacagGTAAAATTAGGGTATTAGAAAAACCTCAGAGAATTGCACTGAGCACAGAGTTAAGTGCTGTATATATGTTGAAATCAGTGGGAAGTAACCTTTTCCAACGGATAGGTCTAATTTctagtatttttctcttttctttcttgaaatgaACACAGATTCTATagcagaacaaaaataaatgctgtatttgaataatatttttatcattagaGCCCAAGTGATAAATCATCAGCCCACCATCATCTCTCAAGCCTTTGGATAAAGTGGCTCCTTGATTACATCAGGTAAGTCCTTGGGGTAGTGCtggggaaggggtgtgtgtggCTTATTACTGATCCTCTGTCATCTTGGCCACGCATGCTATTGGCTGCCAATCTCTCTATTAATGAATGAAAACTGATGACAATGGTAAGATTTCAGTTACACATCTTTCTGTTTGCAGAGTGACAGAAGCTCCACACTCAGAGGAGGCTGCATGATAGGTAAAATGAACCTTGTTACGGAAGGGCAACTACAAGAAGGAACAGGGTCAGTTCAGACAGTGCCAGGGCAGAGTCAAAAAGCATGAGTTTGGCAGCTAATTCTGCCACTTGACAGGCAACTGTTCTCTTTGGCCCTAATTCTTCTCACTCGTAACTTAAGGAAGCAAGTACAACAAAGCTCACAAAAGACTATAAATCTGTAAGTAAAGACTAGATACTTATTTGTATAATCCTCTTTCTTTAAATCATCTTACAATTTTTCAGGATCCAGATAAAGTCTCCCCTAGGTAAGTATAGTTCTGGATTCACAGAATATACCTTTAACCTCTCTAGCTTCCCCCATTCATCGAAACTATTTTTGATGTTAgtctgtatatataaaataaccacCTCACAAATTCCCACAAAGGAGGCAAGTTGAAGCTCTCTTTTGAGGAAACTGCTTCTCTAGCATCCCTTTCAAgtaattgagtttatttttgcatatCTAACCTCTTTCAGAGTTTGGTCTGTGTCCTTCTTACTCCTTGAAGCCTCTTCCAGGCCATTACTTCTCTACCCCATTAAACACATTCATCCTGCTGAGGCCCCACACCATAAGGCTGTAATCTTCTCCTGACTCCTGCTTGCTGTCTGACATCAGGTTAGTCACTCACCTCATTCATTGAAAGGTTTGGCACTTGGCTCAGTTTTCCTCTACACTCCCAGTACTGCCACCATCCTGGGTGACTTCATGTTAATAATCAACAagttaagattttaaaatctcatctctaatcaACCACTCCATTACGCCACCTCTGCCTTGATACCTGAGACATGTCCCAAACCAAGTTATCACTTGTAACTGCTTTACTTCCAAAATCATCAAACATCTCATTTTCTGACCATATCCTCCTGTCCCTCCAGTGTGTTCAGGAACTCCAACCATGACCATTCCCTGACCGCCTTGGAATCACCTGTGCAcagttcttcttcttcctcccaaTTTATCAGCTCACTCTTTTTTGTTCCCACTTCCCTTTTCTTCCAGCTAAGATTCTTTAACCTATTATTTCAATTATATTCCTAGAATTATCTTTTACCTTTGtctctttgtcatttttaactAGCAAACCCCCAACCCAAACTAATTCAACCACCTGATTTTTGTGCCTCGTCCTGAGCTACCACCTACTGTTGATGGTCAGTTCACCTTCTCATTCCCTATAATGACTATTTCAAATGGTTCCGTTCACTTCTCAAAACTCTCTTTCATTCTTAGCATATATTACTTCCtgtttgaccaaaaaaaaaaaaaaaagaaagaaagatccaCAAGATGGGAACTTCTTGCTTTCAAACATAAACACCTACACGTCCTTTGGTGCTATCTGTTCTCCCTTCCTGCTATAACTCTGCCTCTCCCCTTAGCCAGGTCAACCCCTCCACTGGCCTTTGTATTGCACCCTTCCCACCTTCTCAGACACCTGTCATCATCAATTATCTTTTCCCTCTCTTCTAGAGTCACCTCTTCTACGAAAGCACTTAGATTCTTCTAGTCAGCAGTTAAATtcaagttttagaaaaaaaaaaaaaacaaaactcatccCAACTCctattcctctcctctcttctgaCACCTGTAACCTTTCCATCCTTCACCTCTTCTTCACCACTAGACTTCTTGAAAGAACAGCACACATTTGCTGTCTCCAGTTCCTCATTTTCCACTTATTCCTCAACCTACTCCCCTTCTACTCTCCTCGCTCCAACAAAAGAGCTCTCACCAGGGACACCAATAACCTTCGTTTCTAAATCTAGTGAACTTCCTTTTCAGTTCATAGTTTGCTTTTAATGCTACTAAGTGCTCCCTTTGTTTTGAAacactctttctttcctttggttcAGGCAATTCTACATTTTTCTGGTGTTTTCCCGGAACACCTTGCTGGCTACTCCTTCTCAAGTCTCCTTGTAGGCTCAGACGTAGTCTACCCATCTGCTACAGGCTCAGTATCAAGCCACTTTCTCTGCTCACTCCATGTTCTTATCCTAGGCAAATGCTTTGAATGTCACCTATTCACAACTGACTCCCAACTTTTTAACCAAGCCAGTAGCTTCCTCTGAGCTACCTACCCACATACTCAACTGCCTACTTGACATAACCTCTTAGGTATTTCAAAAGCACTTCGAACCCAATGTATCCAAATGTAAACTCAAGGGCTGTACCTGCCCATACCTGCTATTCTATTGTTTCCTCTATCAGTGAAGAACACCATCTTTCTCTGTGAGCTAAAACTCAGCAATTATGCTTCAAATGTCTTTCTCCTTCATCTGCCCACATCCAATCCACCAGCAGGAACTGCAAAATTTACCTACTAAACATTTCTGGGATGCATCTGCTTCTCTTCATCTCCATTGCCACCACCTTAGTACAAACCACCATCATCACACAAGCTTTACTGATACTAATCTCACTACTAGTTTATCTACCAATCTACTCCTTTCAAAATCCAAGTCTGATACTGTTATCTCTCTAAGATGCCTCAAGGGGCGTTTTAAGATAAGGGCAAACAATTTTAACAAGGCCTATAAAGTACTTCTGCATTTGATCTGTGACTCCTGTTGACTCACCAAGGTCATCACTTAACTCTCTCCTTCTTACTCCCTGTACACCAGCCAAAATGCCCTTCTTTCAGTTCTTGCTATGTTCATTTTCACAGGAgggcctttgcatatgctgttctcCTTGCCTCGGACTCACTTGCTTACTCTG comes from Macaca mulatta isolate MMU2019108-1 chromosome 10, T2T-MMU8v2.0, whole genome shotgun sequence and encodes:
- the NDUFAF5 gene encoding arginine-hydroxylase NDUFAF5, mitochondrial isoform X4, which produces MFGGDTLYELRCSLQLAETEREGGFSPHISPFTAVNDLGHLLGRAGFNTLTVDTDEIQVNYPGMFELMEDLQGMGESNCSWNRKALLHRDTMLAAAAVYREMYRNEDGSVPATYQIYYMIGWKYHESQARPAERGSATVSFGELGKINNLMPQGKKSQ